In the genome of Gloeotrichia echinulata CP02, one region contains:
- a CDS encoding amino acid adenylation domain-containing protein → MSDLLKRLENLSPEKRELVLQKLKKQQQSPLLTPISREQPLPLSFAQQRLWFLDQLEGENCVYNIPFFWQINGFLNILALEQAITAIIQRHEVLRTTFCVVDGSPIQVIHAHPQLTMQVLDWRELTEKDQLSKAQQLATEELQQPFDLSNPPLLRVKLLKLADQSHLLLLVIHHIVCDGWSIEIFRRELLTLYTTFCAQEPSPLPELSLQYADFAHWQRQWLQGEVLQTQLNYWQKQLAEVPPLLELPTDKPRPSVQSFRGRSEFLQLNQDLTQKLKRLSQELGTTLFMTLLTVFTLLLSRYSGQEDIVVGSAIANRNRCEIEPLIGFFVNTLALRTNLQGNPTFKELLERVKQVTLDAYDHQDLPFEKLVDQLGLERSLSHHPLFQVAFGLESGIKDKLETNGLTLTSFSWENTTTLFDLSLIFREIPQGLIAEWEYATDLFEAQTIQRMVQHFEVLLKQIIAHPNQPINNLSLLTEDERQQLQHWNQTQTDYPQDKTLVDLFEAQVTLNPNNIALVFESQSLTYQQLNQKANQLAHYLIQNYQIQPDTLIGISVERSLEMIIGVLGILKAGAAYVPIDPNYPQERIEFMLEDSGISVLLTQSFLLDKLPSFELVHPLQVICLDDETFTAGSKENPSPKTTPDNLAYIIYTSGSTGQPKGVMIEHRPIVNLALAWAKIFEVQSQSRLLQFGSFSFDLSIGEIATTFVTGACLYLGKKESLLPSQVLVDFLTHHKISHSFLSPSALSILPQATLPDLQCLTVGGEACPAELVEQWGKTRSFFNCYGPTESTVIVSISRCEPNGKKPSIGQPIANNSIYILNAHNQPLPPGIPGELCIAGVGLARGYLNRPQTTAQKFIEVELFGKIERIYKTGDLARWGNDGNLEYLGRIDEQVKLRGFRIELGEIESLLLQHPLVKEAVVILYKTDNNPRLLGYITEAEESVNLEGEIKEYLKNRLPNYMIPSQIIVLNQLPLTPNGKLDRRALPTPNIATSSHLEILVTPTEELLAILWQGLLKVNSVGRLDNFFELGGHSLLATQLVTRIRDSFGVELPVRKIFEQSVLSELAREIDARGTRTITPNITLQPENQPKTLSFAQSRLWFIAQLEGTGTSATYNMPIAFQFDGNLNVEALRLSLTYLLQRHTSLRSYFPPLEGEPQVVVKNVEDIEVLAIADLQALDQKTQGETVQRLADTHAQEPFDLNTGPLFKAKLLQLSQQKNVLLINIHHIISDGWSMGVFKREWEQAYAAFAAGDTPNLSPLPIQYSDYAAWQRNWLQGDILENQENYWKQQLNDAPRLLTLPTDHPRPAQQSYQGGHEEYCLSRELTQQLKIVSQKHGVSLFMTLLTAFNILLSRYSRQEDLCVGTAIANRTHSDTEGLIGFFVNTLVLRSKIQPEQSFSELLPQTRQTCLDAYAHQDIPFEYLVEQLQPERSLSHNPLFQVMMVLQNTQEAGKNVSLPGLELHYLEQNYPFAKFDLTLDLCENGNQLYCTWEYATDLFERETIQRMARHFEVLLTAITQNPQQPISKLPLMTRAEIQQLRSWNQTDIDYPQNQTLMTLFEQQVAQTPDKIAVVFEDQSLSYQQLNQKANQLAHYLLELKTEQQLPDNPLIAICVERSLSMIIGLFGILKAGGAYVPIDPNYPQERIHLMLADSNVSVLLTTNPIKKQLPLEKLKNSCQLLFLDAQTWVDQPTNNPHQPSKPDDLAYVIYTSGSTGRPKGVAIAQSSPVALVKWAHSVFSAEQLAGVLASTSICFDLSIFEIFVPLTQGGSVIVVENALYIEQARQSPVPITLINTVPSAAAQLLNMNAIGSSVQVINLAGEPLKNRLVQALYQTTSAKVVYNLYGPTEDTTYSTFTKVAKNVQDEPTIGQAIANTRIYILDHYNQPLPPGIPGQLCIAGAGLAQSYLHRPEITAEKFLEIELFGKTERIYHTGDLARWLPDGNLQYLGRIDHQIKLRGFRIELSEIEATLVKHPQIHEAVVIVREETDFDQRLIAYIVPTGTEDEYIQGEQVELWQQIFNDAYHQPQKPEDDPTLNVASWNDSYTGKPYPQTAMQEWRDTTVEQILELAPKRVWEIGCGTGMLLFKIAPHSQNYLVTDIAAAGLNYIEQHLEQQSLQDKVTLKQSAANQFDSFKTNDYDLVIMNSVIQYFPSLDYFLSVIEGAINAVTTRGAIFIGDVRNFDLLEAFHTAVEFYRAADELSIQDLRQQIQKSISTEGELLIAPNFFIALKQKFTRITQVQIQLKRGYAQTEMSRFRYDVILHLDQTDIPIAEPQWLNWPDQQLNLETIEKILTIQQPDLLGIKDIPNARLTSEMALLTAIDQLDGTVSHLKTAVVQGELGVEPETFRALTLDLPYTPFIQYSSTDFCCYDIIFQKNIPGKVTIPRFNQEHNWRLNSWQNYANQPLQYRTNQIEPALLEEWRDFLAKTLPEYMIPSHFIVLEKLPLTPNGKLDRKALPTADRAVTVTEIELPVTTTEKLLAELWTKLLKYEAIARQDNFFNLGGHSLLATQLCYRIRDKFKVELPLRLVFEYPILRELANYIDTCIWVNYDATNIQPLNSDEEEIEL, encoded by the coding sequence ATGAGCGATCTACTAAAACGTCTTGAAAATCTTTCACCAGAAAAACGAGAATTAGTCCTACAAAAACTGAAAAAACAACAGCAATCTCCACTCCTCACACCCATATCGCGAGAACAACCTCTTCCTCTCTCCTTTGCTCAACAAAGACTGTGGTTTCTCGACCAACTAGAAGGCGAAAATTGTGTCTATAACATCCCGTTTTTCTGGCAAATTAACGGATTTTTGAATATACTTGCTTTAGAACAAGCCATCACAGCAATTATTCAACGTCATGAAGTCTTACGCACCACATTCTGTGTTGTCGATGGGTCGCCAATACAGGTGATTCACGCTCATCCTCAACTGACAATGCAAGTGCTAGACTGGCGAGAATTGACAGAAAAAGACCAGTTAAGCAAAGCGCAGCAGTTAGCCACAGAAGAATTACAACAGCCCTTTGACTTATCAAACCCACCTTTGCTGCGGGTAAAATTGTTGAAACTGGCTGACCAATCCCATTTACTGTTGCTTGTCATCCATCATATCGTTTGTGATGGCTGGTCAATCGAGATATTCCGCCGGGAATTATTAACTCTTTATACCACATTTTGTGCCCAAGAACCATCTCCTCTACCCGAATTATCGCTGCAATATGCAGATTTCGCCCATTGGCAAAGACAATGGTTACAGGGAGAAGTACTGCAAACCCAACTTAATTACTGGCAAAAACAATTAGCTGAAGTCCCACCTCTGTTAGAATTACCCACAGACAAACCACGCCCATCAGTGCAAAGCTTTAGGGGACGTAGTGAATTTTTGCAACTCAATCAAGATTTAACACAGAAGCTAAAACGCTTGAGTCAGGAGTTAGGAACTACCCTGTTTATGACTTTACTGACAGTATTTACGCTGTTACTGTCGCGCTACAGTGGACAAGAGGATATTGTTGTTGGTTCGGCGATCGCCAATCGCAACCGTTGTGAAATAGAACCACTGATTGGCTTTTTTGTTAATACCCTAGCTTTGCGTACCAACCTACAAGGGAATCCCACTTTTAAAGAATTACTTGAACGAGTCAAGCAAGTAACTCTGGATGCTTATGACCATCAAGATTTACCTTTTGAGAAACTGGTTGATCAACTGGGATTAGAGCGCTCGCTTTCTCATCATCCTCTATTTCAAGTTGCTTTTGGCTTAGAAAGTGGAATCAAAGATAAATTAGAAACCAATGGATTAACTTTGACCTCTTTTAGTTGGGAAAACACCACGACTTTGTTTGATTTGTCGCTGATTTTTCGCGAAATTCCTCAAGGGTTAATAGCAGAATGGGAATATGCAACTGATTTGTTTGAAGCTCAAACTATCCAACGGATGGTACAACATTTTGAAGTGCTGCTGAAGCAAATTATTGCTCATCCGAACCAACCAATCAATAATCTATCCTTGCTGACAGAGGATGAACGTCAGCAACTACAACACTGGAATCAAACTCAAACTGATTATCCCCAAGATAAAACTTTAGTTGACCTATTTGAAGCACAAGTTACTTTAAACCCTAATAATATTGCTTTGGTGTTTGAATCCCAAAGTTTAACTTATCAACAACTTAATCAAAAAGCTAATCAATTAGCTCATTATTTAATTCAAAATTACCAAATTCAGCCAGATACTTTAATTGGTATCTCTGTTGAACGGTCTTTAGAAATGATAATTGGTGTACTCGGTATCCTCAAAGCAGGTGCTGCTTATGTACCGATTGACCCGAATTATCCCCAAGAACGGATTGAGTTCATGTTGGAAGATTCTGGGATATCGGTGTTACTAACTCAAAGTTTCCTATTAGATAAATTACCCTCATTTGAATTGGTACACCCACTTCAGGTAATTTGTTTAGATGACGAAACTTTTACCGCAGGGTCAAAAGAAAATCCCAGTCCCAAAACTACGCCTGATAATTTAGCTTATATAATATATACTTCTGGTTCAACGGGACAACCTAAAGGGGTGATGATTGAGCATCGCCCAATTGTCAATTTAGCTTTAGCCTGGGCTAAAATTTTTGAAGTTCAATCCCAAAGCCGTCTGCTTCAGTTTGGTTCTTTTAGTTTCGATTTGTCTATTGGTGAAATTGCGACTACCTTTGTCACAGGTGCTTGCTTGTATCTTGGTAAAAAAGAAAGCTTGTTACCCAGTCAAGTCTTAGTTGACTTCTTAACTCATCACAAGATTTCCCATAGTTTTTTATCTCCTTCCGCCTTATCAATCTTACCTCAAGCGACCTTACCAGATTTGCAATGTCTAACCGTTGGTGGTGAGGCTTGTCCAGCAGAATTGGTGGAACAGTGGGGAAAAACACGAAGTTTCTTTAACTGTTATGGTCCGACGGAATCGACGGTTATTGTCAGTATATCTCGTTGTGAACCGAATGGCAAAAAGCCCTCTATCGGTCAACCTATAGCTAATAACAGTATATACATTTTAAATGCTCACAATCAACCATTACCACCAGGTATTCCTGGAGAATTGTGTATCGCTGGGGTTGGTTTAGCACGGGGTTATCTTAATCGTCCCCAAACTACCGCCCAAAAATTTATTGAAGTAGAATTATTTGGTAAAATCGAGCGAATTTATAAAACTGGTGATTTAGCAAGATGGGGTAATGATGGCAATTTAGAATACCTAGGACGCATTGATGAGCAAGTTAAATTACGGGGCTTTAGAATCGAACTTGGTGAAATTGAATCACTCTTATTGCAACATCCATTAGTTAAAGAAGCTGTTGTAATTTTATATAAAACTGATAATAATCCCAGATTATTAGGCTATATCACAGAGGCAGAAGAATCCGTCAATTTAGAGGGTGAAATTAAGGAATACCTGAAAAATCGCCTGCCGAATTATATGATTCCTAGCCAGATTATAGTGTTAAACCAGTTACCTCTTACTCCCAACGGTAAACTAGATCGTAGAGCATTACCAACACCAAACATAGCCACCTCATCTCACTTGGAAATTCTCGTAACTCCCACAGAAGAACTACTGGCTATTTTATGGCAAGGTTTATTAAAAGTTAACTCTGTTGGTCGCCTTGACAACTTCTTTGAATTGGGTGGACATTCCCTGTTAGCTACTCAATTAGTTACCCGAATTCGTGATAGTTTCGGTGTAGAATTACCTGTCCGCAAGATATTTGAGCAAAGCGTTTTGTCTGAGTTAGCGAGGGAAATTGACGCTAGGGGCACAAGGACTATAACCCCTAATATCACACTACAGCCAGAAAATCAACCCAAAACTCTGTCCTTTGCTCAATCAAGACTTTGGTTTATCGCCCAGCTTGAAGGTACAGGAACCTCAGCTACCTACAATATGCCGATCGCATTCCAATTTGACGGCAACCTAAATGTAGAGGCTTTGCGGTTAAGTTTAACTTATTTGCTGCAACGTCATACAAGTTTACGCAGTTATTTCCCTCCCTTGGAGGGAGAACCGCAAGTAGTAGTGAAAAATGTAGAAGATATCGAAGTGCTGGCGATTGCAGACTTACAAGCACTCGATCAAAAGACCCAAGGGGAAACTGTACAACGGTTAGCCGATACCCATGCTCAAGAACCCTTTGACTTAAATACTGGACCGTTATTCAAAGCCAAACTGCTACAACTGAGCCAACAGAAAAATGTGCTACTGATTAATATACACCATATTATCAGTGATGGCTGGTCAATGGGTGTGTTTAAGCGGGAATGGGAACAGGCTTATGCTGCTTTTGCTGCAGGGGATACTCCCAATTTGTCACCCTTGCCAATTCAGTATAGCGATTATGCAGCTTGGCAGCGCAATTGGTTACAAGGGGATATCTTAGAAAATCAGGAAAATTACTGGAAACAACAACTCAATGATGCACCCCGCTTGCTTACCTTACCTACTGACCATCCCCGTCCCGCACAACAAAGTTACCAAGGTGGACACGAGGAATATTGTTTGAGCAGGGAACTGACGCAGCAACTCAAAATCGTCAGTCAAAAACACGGTGTGAGTTTGTTTATGACCCTGTTGACCGCTTTTAATATTTTACTCTCGCGTTACAGCCGTCAAGAGGATTTATGTGTGGGTACGGCGATCGCTAACCGCACCCATAGCGACACAGAAGGGTTAATCGGCTTTTTTGTCAATACTTTAGTATTGCGGAGTAAAATCCAGCCAGAGCAAAGCTTTAGCGAGTTACTCCCACAAACTCGCCAAACTTGCTTAGATGCTTACGCTCATCAAGACATTCCCTTTGAGTATTTAGTAGAACAATTACAACCAGAGCGTAGTCTCAGCCATAACCCCTTATTCCAAGTGATGATGGTGTTGCAAAACACTCAAGAAGCCGGTAAAAATGTTAGTTTACCAGGGCTGGAGCTTCACTACTTAGAGCAAAATTATCCCTTTGCTAAATTTGACCTAACACTTGACCTTTGCGAAAATGGCAACCAACTATACTGTACGTGGGAATATGCCACAGATTTATTTGAGAGAGAAACAATTCAACGCATGGCGAGACACTTTGAAGTCTTGCTGACAGCAATTACCCAAAATCCCCAACAGCCTATCAGTAAATTGCCCTTGATGACAAGAGCAGAAATCCAGCAATTGCGAAGTTGGAATCAAACCGACATCGATTATCCCCAAAATCAGACATTGATGACTCTGTTTGAACAACAGGTAGCACAAACCCCCGATAAAATTGCGGTGGTGTTTGAAGATCAAAGCCTGAGTTATCAACAACTCAACCAAAAAGCTAATCAGCTGGCGCATTATTTGTTAGAACTCAAAACAGAGCAACAATTACCTGATAATCCATTGATTGCGATTTGTGTGGAGCGATCGCTATCAATGATCATTGGCTTGTTTGGTATTCTTAAAGCGGGTGGAGCTTATGTACCAATTGATCCGAATTATCCCCAAGAACGCATTCATTTAATGCTCGCAGATAGTAATGTTTCTGTATTACTAACAACAAACCCCATCAAAAAGCAACTTCCCCTAGAAAAATTAAAAAATTCCTGTCAACTCCTATTTCTCGATGCACAAACATGGGTTGATCAGCCAACAAATAATCCCCATCAACCAAGTAAACCTGATGATTTGGCCTATGTGATTTATACTTCCGGTTCCACAGGGCGACCTAAAGGTGTCGCCATTGCACAATCTAGCCCGGTAGCTCTGGTAAAATGGGCGCATTCAGTCTTTAGTGCAGAACAACTTGCAGGTGTCTTAGCATCAACCTCAATCTGTTTCGATCTGTCCATCTTTGAAATTTTTGTCCCCCTGACTCAAGGTGGTAGCGTCATTGTGGTGGAAAATGCACTCTACATTGAGCAAGCACGTCAAAGTCCTGTACCAATAACTTTGATTAATACTGTGCCGAGTGCTGCTGCTCAACTCCTGAATATGAATGCTATTGGGTCGAGTGTGCAAGTAATTAATTTAGCCGGTGAACCATTAAAAAATCGTCTGGTACAGGCTTTATATCAAACCACATCGGCGAAGGTAGTTTATAATCTGTATGGACCCACTGAAGACACAACTTACTCTACATTTACAAAAGTTGCCAAAAATGTCCAAGATGAACCAACTATCGGTCAAGCGATCGCCAACACTCGCATTTATATTTTAGATCACTACAATCAACCCCTTCCCCCTGGTATTCCTGGACAACTCTGCATTGCAGGTGCTGGTTTAGCACAGAGTTATTTGCATCGTCCTGAAATTACCGCCGAGAAATTCCTGGAAATTGAATTATTCGGTAAAACTGAGCGAATTTATCACACTGGCGATTTAGCCCGTTGGCTACCTGACGGTAATCTGCAATATTTAGGTCGGATTGATCACCAAATCAAACTTCGTGGTTTCCGCATTGAATTAAGTGAAATAGAAGCAACTTTAGTCAAACACCCACAAATTCACGAAGCTGTTGTCATAGTACGCGAAGAAACTGATTTCGATCAACGTCTAATAGCCTACATTGTGCCAACCGGGACAGAGGATGAATATATTCAAGGTGAACAAGTGGAATTATGGCAACAAATTTTCAATGATGCGTACCATCAACCACAAAAACCAGAAGATGATCCTACCCTGAATGTGGCTAGTTGGAATGATAGCTATACGGGAAAACCATATCCCCAAACTGCGATGCAAGAATGGCGTGATACAACTGTAGAACAAATTCTAGAACTTGCACCAAAACGGGTTTGGGAAATAGGTTGTGGTACAGGAATGTTATTGTTTAAAATTGCACCACATTCTCAAAATTACCTGGTTACAGATATTGCAGCAGCCGGGTTAAATTATATTGAACAACATCTTGAACAACAGTCTCTGCAGGACAAAGTTACTTTAAAACAAAGTGCAGCCAACCAGTTTGATAGCTTTAAAACCAATGATTATGACTTGGTAATTATGAATTCGGTAATTCAGTATTTTCCCTCCTTGGATTACTTCTTATCAGTAATTGAGGGGGCTATTAATGCTGTGACGACGCGGGGAGCAATTTTTATTGGAGATGTGCGAAATTTCGATTTATTAGAGGCTTTCCACACTGCAGTTGAATTTTATCGCGCCGCCGATGAATTATCAATCCAGGACTTGCGCCAACAGATTCAAAAAAGCATCAGCACCGAAGGCGAATTACTGATTGCTCCTAATTTCTTTATCGCCCTCAAGCAAAAATTTACTCGGATTACTCAGGTGCAGATTCAATTGAAACGGGGTTATGCTCAGACGGAAATGAGCCGTTTTCGTTATGATGTTATTTTACACTTGGATCAAACAGATATCCCCATCGCCGAACCTCAATGGTTAAATTGGCCAGACCAACAGTTGAACCTAGAAACTATCGAGAAAATTTTAACAATTCAGCAACCAGATTTACTAGGCATTAAGGATATTCCTAATGCTCGTCTGACCTCTGAAATGGCACTTTTAACAGCTATTGATCAATTAGATGGTACTGTTTCCCACTTAAAAACAGCAGTTGTTCAAGGTGAATTGGGGGTCGAACCCGAAACATTCCGGGCTTTAACGCTAGATTTGCCCTATACGCCTTTTATACAATATAGCTCCACAGATTTTTGCTGTTACGATATAATTTTTCAAAAGAATATCCCTGGAAAAGTGACCATTCCCAGGTTTAATCAAGAGCATAATTGGCGACTTAATTCCTGGCAAAATTACGCCAATCAACCGTTACAATATCGCACCAATCAAATTGAACCAGCATTATTAGAAGAATGGCGAGATTTTCTGGCGAAAACTCTCCCCGAATATATGATTCCCAGCCATTTTATTGTCTTAGAAAAACTCCCATTGACACCAAATGGTAAACTAGACCGCAAAGCTTTACCCACAGCAGATAGAGCAGTTACAGTCACAGAAATTGAATTACCTGTAACAACAACCGAAAAATTGCTAGCCGAATTATGGACAAAGCTACTGAAATATGAAGCCATAGCCCGACAAGATAACTTCTTTAATTTGGGGGGACATTCCCTATTAGCCACCCAATTGTGCTACCGCATCCGCGACAAATTTAAGGTAGAACTACCACTGCGTCTAGTATTTGAGTATCCCATACTCAGAGAATTAGCGAATTATATAGATACCTGCATTTGGGTGAATTATGACGCAACAAATATACAGCCTTTAAACTCAGACGAAGAGGAAATTGAGCTATGA
- a CDS encoding amino acid adenylation domain-containing protein — MQNIADLYELSPMQQGMLFHTIYEPKSEVYFEQLLCIVSGELNFSAFQQAWEKVVARHPVLRSSFYWEEIEKPLQMVSKQVDIPWVKLDWRNLTHDEQKQHLEDFLSGDRQKGFDLSVAPLMRFTIIELKEQTYQFIWSHHHILFDGWSMQIILKEVLAFYEAHQRGEQLHLIPSVPYREYIDWLQKQDISKAKSFWKQTLQGFETPTFLGENREEGIYNEQHFQLSQTVTEKLQYAARQHHLTLNNLVQGAWALLLSRYSGETDVVFGATVSGRPPTLEKVDSMVGLLINTLPIRLQVSGTTELLPWLKQLQAQAFEQEQYAYFSLAEIQQMSDIPTGMSLFESILVLENYPLDSAENATRKTLEFSHFRCIERTNYPLTVVVNPESQLSGRMIYDSSRFEKQTIARMIGHFQTLLSGIAANLQQYISQLSLCSADEEKQLILLENQQQIDSINYKCIHILFEEQVEKTPDTIAVVYQKQHLTYRELNNRANQLAHYLKSLGVRPEVRVGICVERSLEMVIGILAILKAGGAYVPLDPAYPCERLALMLEDAQTPILLTQTHVYDKLPIHNQTVVNLDSDWEKIAQQREDNLHSEVNPENLAYIIYTSGSTGTPKGTEVPHRSLIGFMFGVDYIHLDAEQIWLQHSSISWDALTLELWTPLLYGGRCVLYPEKIPTPFGLSQIIQEQKVNILWLTSAFFNVMIDTMPEGLLGVKQLLIGGESLSVDHVRRALKLLPETQIINGYGPSECTVFTCCYPIPKELAENLHSIPIGKPIGDRTVYILDENLHRVPIGVTGELYVGGASVARGYLNQSILTRERFIPNPFVEGDTLYKTGDLVRRLPDGNLEFIGRFDTQVKIRGFRIELVEIEAILIQHPDIQQVVVMAREDELGKKLLVAYLVAQDNSLTPVTLRNLIKKKLPDYMIPTAFVFLEALPLTPNGKINRRALPAPDTTQRNLEVDFVAPRTATEQELATIWAEVLKVKQVGIHDNFFELGGHSLLATQVISRLREAFSLEFPLRYLFENSTIAELSQTVIAQQIEQAENEALAQILGEVDQLSDEEVTQQLLS; from the coding sequence ATGCAAAATATCGCAGACCTTTATGAACTTTCACCGATGCAACAAGGGATGTTGTTTCATACCATTTATGAGCCAAAATCGGAAGTTTATTTTGAGCAGTTGCTTTGCATTGTCTCTGGGGAATTGAATTTTTCTGCTTTCCAGCAAGCTTGGGAAAAGGTTGTGGCGCGACACCCAGTTTTACGCAGTTCATTTTATTGGGAGGAGATAGAAAAGCCCTTGCAAATGGTGAGTAAACAGGTGGATATTCCGTGGGTGAAACTGGATTGGCGGAATTTAACACACGATGAACAAAAACAGCATTTAGAGGATTTTTTGTCAGGCGATCGCCAAAAGGGATTTGATCTGAGTGTTGCTCCCCTAATGCGCTTTACCATCATTGAGCTAAAAGAGCAGACCTACCAATTTATTTGGAGTCATCATCATATACTTTTTGATGGCTGGTCGATGCAGATTATCCTCAAAGAAGTTTTAGCTTTCTATGAAGCGCATCAGCGAGGCGAACAATTACACCTCATACCATCAGTCCCTTATCGAGAATATATTGATTGGTTACAAAAACAGGACATTTCTAAAGCAAAGAGCTTTTGGAAACAAACTCTCCAGGGCTTTGAAACTCCTACTTTTCTGGGAGAAAACAGAGAAGAAGGAATATATAATGAGCAACATTTCCAATTATCTCAAACCGTAACCGAAAAATTGCAATATGCGGCTCGACAGCACCATTTAACTTTGAATAATTTGGTACAAGGAGCATGGGCGTTACTACTTTCCCGCTACAGTGGAGAAACGGATGTAGTTTTTGGTGCGACTGTATCGGGTCGTCCACCGACACTTGAAAAAGTAGACTCGATGGTGGGGCTTTTAATCAACACCCTCCCTATAAGACTACAAGTTAGTGGAACAACGGAATTATTACCCTGGCTGAAGCAATTACAAGCCCAAGCATTTGAGCAGGAACAGTATGCTTATTTTTCCCTAGCAGAAATTCAACAAATGAGTGATATTCCGACCGGGATGTCACTCTTTGAAAGTATTTTAGTATTGGAAAATTATCCGCTAGATTCGGCTGAAAATGCAACCAGAAAAACTTTAGAATTTAGTCATTTTCGTTGTATTGAACGCACTAATTATCCTCTGACGGTAGTGGTTAATCCTGAATCACAATTGTCTGGCAGAATGATTTATGATAGCAGTCGCTTCGAGAAACAGACAATTGCCCGCATGATTGGACATTTCCAAACATTGCTATCAGGAATAGCAGCTAATTTACAACAATATATTTCTCAATTATCTTTATGCAGTGCAGATGAAGAAAAACAATTAATTCTGCTAGAAAATCAACAACAAATAGATTCTATTAATTACAAATGTATTCATATTTTATTTGAAGAACAGGTAGAAAAAACTCCCGATACTATAGCAGTTGTTTATCAAAAGCAACATTTAACATATCGGGAGTTGAATAATCGCGCTAATCAATTAGCCCATTATTTAAAATCATTAGGAGTTAGACCCGAAGTTCGAGTCGGAATTTGTGTCGAACGTTCCCTAGAAATGGTAATCGGAATACTCGCTATTCTCAAAGCTGGTGGCGCTTATGTTCCCCTAGATCCCGCTTATCCTTGCGAAAGACTGGCGTTGATGTTAGAAGATGCACAAACACCCATTTTGCTAACACAAACCCATGTATACGATAAGCTACCAATCCATAATCAAACCGTAGTTAATCTTGACTCAGATTGGGAAAAAATTGCCCAACAGAGGGAAGACAATTTACACAGTGAAGTTAATCCAGAAAATTTAGCTTATATCATTTATACGTCTGGCTCAACGGGAACGCCAAAAGGCACAGAAGTTCCCCATCGTAGCTTGATTGGTTTTATGTTTGGGGTCGATTATATCCACCTTGATGCAGAACAAATTTGGCTACAACATTCATCGATTTCTTGGGATGCACTAACCCTAGAACTTTGGACACCATTGCTTTACGGTGGGCGTTGTGTACTTTATCCAGAAAAGATTCCGACACCATTCGGCTTAAGTCAGATTATTCAAGAACAAAAAGTTAACATCCTCTGGCTAACTTCCGCCTTCTTCAATGTGATGATTGATACAATGCCAGAAGGTTTGTTAGGCGTTAAACAATTGTTAATTGGCGGAGAATCTCTTTCTGTAGATCATGTTCGTCGTGCCTTAAAATTATTACCAGAAACGCAGATAATTAATGGCTATGGTCCTTCAGAATGTACAGTTTTTACCTGTTGTTATCCAATTCCCAAAGAACTTGCTGAAAATCTCCATTCAATTCCTATTGGAAAACCCATTGGCGATAGGACAGTTTACATACTAGATGAGAATTTACATAGAGTTCCCATTGGCGTTACTGGGGAACTCTATGTAGGTGGGGCGAGTGTTGCTAGAGGTTACTTAAATCAATCAATATTAACCCGTGAAAGATTTATTCCTAATCCTTTTGTTGAGGGAGATACCCTTTACAAAACCGGAGATTTAGTCCGCCGTCTTCCTGATGGAAATCTGGAATTTATCGGTCGATTTGATACACAAGTTAAGATTCGCGGTTTTCGCATTGAATTAGTAGAAATTGAAGCGATTTTAATTCAACATCCTGACATCCAACAAGTGGTAGTGATGGCGCGGGAAGATGAATTAGGGAAGAAACTTTTAGTAGCGTATCTGGTTGCACAAGATAATTCACTAACTCCTGTTACCTTGCGAAATTTAATCAAGAAAAAGTTACCAGATTATATGATTCCTACTGCTTTCGTATTTCTGGAAGCATTACCCCTAACTCCTAATGGTAAAATCAATCGCCGTGCTTTACCTGCTCCTGATACTACGCAAAGAAATCTAGAGGTTGATTTTGTTGCTCCTCGCACGGCTACTGAGCAAGAATTAGCCACTATTTGGGCGGAAGTTCTTAAAGTCAAACAGGTGGGAATTCACGATAACTTTTTTGAGTTAGGAGGACATTCGTTACTTGCTACTCAAGTGATTTCTCGACTGAGAGAAGCCTTTTCTCTAGAATTTCCTCTGCGTTATTTGTTTGAAAATTCAACCATTGCTGAACTGAGTCAAACAGTAATTGCTCAACAGATTGAACAAGCAGAAAATGAAGCCCTAGCACAGATTTTAGGGGAAGTTGATCAATTATCAGATGAAGAAGTGACGCAGCAATTGCTTTCTTGA